Proteins found in one Methanospirillum hungatei JF-1 genomic segment:
- a CDS encoding type II toxin-antitoxin system HicA family toxin produces the protein MPKLPRASGDLHVAAFKRAGWIVNHIEGSHYILIKEGSPVHLSIPVHSGKELGPGLLRKLIRTAGVTNEEYLEFFNR, from the coding sequence ATGCCTAAATTACCCAGGGCATCAGGCGATCTCCATGTTGCAGCTTTTAAAAGAGCCGGATGGATAGTGAACCATATCGAAGGCAGTCATTATATCCTGATTAAAGAAGGAAGCCCAGTTCATCTGTCGATCCCTGTGCATTCAGGAAAAGAACTGGGCCCAGGATTGCTTCGGAAGTTAATCCGTACAGCCGGGGTGACAAATGAAGAATATCTGGAATTCTTTAATCGGTGA
- a CDS encoding type II toxin-antitoxin system HicB family antitoxin, which translates to MKLTILCEKDEEGHFVMECPELPGCLTEGETLEEAMESINEAIAGCITSRIKTATCKLLNNNPENFSFSFEIPESTHA; encoded by the coding sequence ATGAAACTAACCATCCTCTGTGAAAAAGATGAAGAGGGACATTTCGTTATGGAATGCCCTGAACTTCCAGGCTGCCTGACTGAAGGAGAAACCCTCGAAGAAGCTATGGAATCTATCAATGAAGCAATCGCCGGCTGTATTACCAGTCGGATTAAAACTGCCACATGCAAACTTTTGAACAATAATCCAGAAAACTTCTCCTTCTCTTTTGAGATCCCTGAAAGTACCCATGCCTAA
- a CDS encoding addiction module protein: protein MTSICKKIEQEVLSLPAHERIELIDRLIESLNLPSDPEIDRLWAEVGEKRFSELETGSVTPISGNKVFSNIKSALNQ from the coding sequence ATGACATCCATATGCAAGAAAATTGAACAGGAAGTGCTTTCCCTCCCTGCTCACGAACGAATAGAATTGATTGATCGCCTCATAGAGAGTCTCAACCTTCCCTCTGATCCGGAGATCGATCGTCTCTGGGCTGAAGTAGGGGAGAAGAGATTTTCAGAGCTGGAAACCGGATCTGTTACCCCGATATCCGGAAATAAGGTCTTTTCCAATATTAAAAGCGCTTTAAATCAATGA
- a CDS encoding type II toxin-antitoxin system HicB family antitoxin: MKRTILCEKDEEGHFVMECPELPGCLTEGETLEEALESINEAIAGCITSRIKTDTCE, translated from the coding sequence ATGAAAAGAACCATCCTCTGTGAAAAAGATGAAGAGGGACATTTCGTTATGGAATGTCCTGAACTTCCAGGCTGCCTGACTGAAGGTGAAACTCTCGAAGAAGCTCTGGAGTCTATCAACGAAGCAATCGCTGGTTGTATTACCAGTCGGATAAAAACTGACACATGTGAATAA